A single window of Sandaracinaceae bacterium DNA harbors:
- the rsgA gene encoding ribosome small subunit-dependent GTPase A produces the protein MLKSQSGQHWVLTDTGVVHCTLRGRLKKEKKARTDLVVIGDRVRVSVQTGQPGEGVIEEVEPRENRFARRQPGGRGRYKEHVMVANLDWLALVFACGSPPPNPRLLDRFLVVAELDRLDAIIVANKIDQVSREAAEAVFAPYAELGYPVCYTSAASGEGVAALRERLVGKVSAFVGPSGVGKSSLLNALEPGLGKTIGELSETLDKGRHTTRVAELHPLAGGGWVADTPGIRELASFELPPRELPACFPEMRPLLGRCRFPDCVHVHEPGCVVREAVSRGEIRAERYDSYKRILAADER, from the coding sequence GTGCTCAAGAGTCAGAGCGGGCAGCACTGGGTCCTCACCGACACCGGGGTGGTGCACTGCACGCTGCGCGGCCGGCTCAAGAAGGAGAAGAAGGCCCGCACCGACCTCGTGGTGATCGGCGATCGGGTGCGCGTCTCCGTGCAGACGGGCCAGCCGGGCGAGGGCGTCATCGAGGAGGTCGAGCCGCGCGAGAACCGCTTCGCCCGTCGGCAGCCGGGCGGGCGCGGGCGGTACAAAGAGCACGTGATGGTGGCGAACCTCGACTGGCTCGCCCTCGTGTTCGCGTGCGGCAGCCCTCCGCCCAACCCGCGGCTGCTCGACCGCTTCCTCGTCGTGGCGGAGCTGGACCGGCTGGACGCGATCATCGTCGCCAACAAGATCGATCAGGTCTCGCGGGAGGCGGCGGAGGCGGTCTTCGCGCCCTATGCCGAGCTGGGATACCCGGTCTGCTACACGAGCGCGGCGAGCGGGGAGGGCGTCGCGGCCCTCCGCGAGCGCCTCGTGGGCAAGGTCAGCGCGTTCGTCGGCCCCTCCGGCGTCGGCAAGAGCAGCCTCCTGAACGCGCTCGAGCCCGGCCTGGGGAAGACCATCGGCGAGCTCAGCGAGACGCTCGACAAGGGGCGGCACACCACGCGGGTGGCGGAGCTCCACCCGCTCGCGGGCGGCGGCTGGGTGGCGGACACGCCGGGGATCCGCGAGCTCGCGTCGTTCGAGCTGCCCCCCCGCGAGCTGCCCGCGTGCTTCCCGGAGATGCGCCCGCTCCTCGGTCGCTGTCGCTTCCCCGACTGCGTCCACGTGCACGAGCCCGGCTGCGTGGTGCGCGAAGCCGTGAGCCGGGGAGAGATCCGCGCCGAGCGCTACGACAGCTACAAGCGCATCCTCGCCGCCGACGAGCGGTGA
- a CDS encoding FG-GAP-like repeat-containing protein: MRDHLLVAALTLTVLACGGDPAAPCDTDADCVEGVCLDGVCRPRSDGGGVDAGDAGRDRDAGVGDAGTCAEDCGDGTCIAGVCCDADRSCDGTCCGDAQVCSFNRCVDIGGPCSGEEDCGEGGYCEPRLGDETMTCGDAPAATGRCLPRPPTCEPGTTPDPADPRCVASCSFVPPGGALNVVERYAWGSFDGDPAAPNVDDVRNSPIVINLDDDDCDGRITARDVPEIVVITSPDDVNRPDGSNAIGDLVVLGVQEGALVEKLRVPAIANPWTYPAAGEVDGAPGNEIVVCSVDRRTVRAYGVDATDGLVERWQSEDLGGALCTMPSLADLDQDGDVEVITRGAVLDGATGAIELRYDAPPDGHVVVSDVDGDPAHTLEIVSSSRVWGLVGGALVTLADTGLRGNHPIVVQLDGVGNPEIVGMDVSTHAMTVWRYAPGEPGDHVVIRREIDINGPLDPGRCAASSAGRTRGGGPPTAGDVNADGTPDIAVAGGVGYAVLDGARIMDATLTDPLALFFWTQDTVDCSSAQTGSSVFDFNGDGRAEVLYADEHTFRIYRGETGEVLFEACNTNGTILEQPIVADVDGDAQADIVVASNARYRACLDDPSTRTSGIRVYGSRDGDWVRTRRVWNQHAYHITNVEEDGTIPRQEAPSWLDPELNNFRLNRQPGNALAAVDAVVALEPRCTGAFGLFATVRNLGESVLPAGATVRIYRGAPSASPPASDALGELVTTRSLFPAQSERLVLTLDDADARAILLEATEAAFAVVDVPAGVQECRSDNVGVLERTCSLM, encoded by the coding sequence ATGAGAGATCACCTCCTCGTCGCCGCGCTCACCCTGACCGTGCTCGCCTGCGGAGGCGACCCGGCCGCCCCGTGCGACACCGACGCCGACTGCGTCGAAGGGGTCTGCCTCGATGGCGTGTGCCGACCGAGATCGGACGGCGGCGGAGTGGACGCAGGGGACGCGGGTCGCGACCGGGACGCGGGGGTCGGCGACGCCGGCACGTGCGCCGAGGACTGTGGAGACGGGACCTGCATCGCGGGCGTCTGCTGCGACGCGGACCGGAGCTGCGACGGAACCTGCTGCGGAGACGCGCAGGTCTGCTCGTTCAATCGCTGCGTCGACATCGGCGGGCCCTGCTCCGGCGAGGAGGACTGCGGCGAGGGCGGCTACTGCGAGCCGCGGCTCGGCGACGAGACGATGACCTGTGGGGACGCGCCCGCCGCGACCGGTCGGTGCCTGCCGCGCCCGCCCACCTGTGAGCCGGGCACGACCCCCGACCCGGCCGACCCCCGCTGCGTCGCCTCTTGCAGCTTCGTCCCGCCGGGGGGCGCGCTGAACGTCGTGGAGCGCTACGCCTGGGGCAGCTTCGACGGCGACCCGGCGGCGCCCAACGTGGACGACGTGCGCAACTCGCCCATCGTCATCAACCTCGACGACGACGACTGCGACGGCCGGATCACCGCCCGCGACGTCCCGGAGATCGTCGTGATCACGAGCCCCGACGACGTGAACCGACCCGACGGAAGCAACGCGATCGGCGACCTCGTGGTGCTCGGCGTCCAGGAGGGCGCGCTGGTCGAGAAGCTCCGCGTGCCGGCCATCGCGAACCCGTGGACCTACCCGGCGGCGGGCGAGGTGGACGGCGCGCCGGGCAACGAGATCGTCGTCTGCTCGGTCGATCGACGGACCGTGCGCGCCTACGGCGTGGACGCGACCGACGGCCTCGTGGAGCGCTGGCAGAGCGAAGACCTGGGTGGCGCGCTCTGCACGATGCCCTCGCTCGCCGATCTGGATCAGGACGGCGACGTGGAGGTGATCACGCGCGGCGCGGTGCTGGACGGAGCCACGGGCGCGATCGAGCTCCGGTACGACGCGCCGCCCGACGGACACGTGGTGGTGAGCGACGTGGACGGCGACCCCGCGCACACGCTCGAGATCGTCTCCTCGAGCCGCGTCTGGGGGCTCGTGGGAGGCGCGCTGGTCACCCTCGCCGACACGGGCCTGCGCGGCAATCACCCGATCGTCGTGCAGCTCGACGGGGTGGGGAACCCCGAGATCGTCGGCATGGACGTCTCCACGCACGCGATGACCGTCTGGCGCTACGCGCCGGGAGAGCCCGGGGACCACGTCGTCATCCGCCGAGAGATCGACATCAACGGTCCCCTCGATCCAGGCCGGTGTGCGGCCAGCTCGGCCGGGCGAACGCGGGGCGGCGGGCCGCCCACGGCGGGAGACGTCAACGCCGACGGAACGCCCGACATCGCGGTGGCGGGCGGCGTCGGCTACGCGGTGCTCGACGGTGCGCGGATCATGGACGCGACCCTGACCGATCCGCTCGCGCTCTTCTTCTGGACGCAGGACACGGTCGACTGCTCGAGCGCTCAGACGGGCAGCAGCGTCTTCGACTTCAACGGCGACGGGCGCGCCGAGGTGCTCTACGCCGACGAGCACACCTTCCGCATCTACCGGGGCGAGACGGGCGAGGTGCTCTTCGAGGCGTGCAATACGAATGGCACCATCCTCGAGCAGCCCATCGTGGCGGACGTCGACGGCGACGCCCAGGCGGACATCGTGGTCGCCTCGAACGCGCGCTACCGCGCGTGCCTCGACGATCCGTCGACGCGGACCTCGGGCATCCGTGTCTACGGGAGTCGAGACGGCGACTGGGTGCGGACCCGGCGCGTCTGGAACCAGCACGCCTACCACATCACCAACGTGGAGGAGGACGGGACGATCCCGCGCCAGGAGGCGCCGAGCTGGCTCGATCCGGAGCTCAACAACTTCCGACTGAACCGCCAGCCCGGCAACGCGCTCGCCGCCGTCGACGCGGTGGTGGCGCTCGAGCCGCGCTGCACGGGCGCCTTCGGTCTCTTCGCCACGGTGCGGAACCTCGGCGAGTCGGTCCTGCCCGCGGGCGCGACGGTGCGGATCTATCGCGGCGCGCCGAGCGCGAGCCCGCCCGCGTCGGACGCGCTGGGGGAGCTCGTCACGACCCGCAGCCTCTTCCCCGCCCAGTCGGAGCGGCTCGTGCTCACCCTCGACGACGCGGACGCGCGCGCGATCCTGCTGGAGGCCACGGAGGCCGCGTTCGCCGTGGTCGACGTCCCGGCCGGGGTGCAGGAGTGTCGCTCGGACAATGTCGGGGTGCTCGAGCGGACCTGCTCGCTGATGTAG
- a CDS encoding FIST N-terminal domain-containing protein, with amino-acid sequence MSSPLRAAAALSERLTLEAALTEALDALAVELSDASVVFAFVSPKTEGDPTIVARRIRDRFGGAVVCGCSGDGVIAGGLERERKPALGLLAIALPEKARARPLRIEAGANTLEAGDAPRGVVLLADPFSCDVEAMLGAFDAANPGVSLVGGLASGGQQPNENTLFVDGAIFDDGAVGVAFEGDVTLDAVVAQGCKPIGEPMIVVRAEGPRILELDRGKPLDVLRDTYDALDGPDRERMQKALFCGVQMREGQLEYHPGDFLIRNVVGVEKDRGALVVASRFEGYPVVQLHVRDAETSAADLRTHLETYREAHGDAACALLFSCLGRGEHLYGEPDHDSRLLFEALGPLPVAGFFGNGEIGPVHGATHLHGYTSAFGLLRAVSSG; translated from the coding sequence ATGAGCTCCCCCCTTCGAGCCGCGGCCGCGCTGAGTGAACGGCTCACGCTCGAGGCGGCGCTCACGGAGGCGCTGGACGCGCTGGCGGTCGAGCTGTCGGACGCCTCCGTGGTGTTCGCCTTCGTCTCCCCGAAGACCGAGGGCGACCCGACGATCGTCGCGAGGCGGATCCGCGACCGGTTCGGCGGCGCGGTGGTCTGTGGCTGCAGCGGCGACGGCGTGATCGCGGGCGGCCTCGAGCGGGAGCGCAAGCCCGCGCTCGGGCTCCTCGCCATCGCGCTGCCGGAGAAGGCCCGCGCGAGGCCGCTCCGGATCGAGGCGGGCGCGAACACGCTCGAGGCCGGCGACGCCCCGCGCGGGGTCGTGCTCCTCGCCGATCCCTTCAGCTGCGACGTGGAGGCGATGCTCGGCGCGTTCGACGCGGCGAACCCGGGCGTGTCCCTGGTCGGCGGGCTGGCGAGCGGGGGCCAGCAGCCGAACGAGAACACGCTCTTCGTCGACGGGGCGATCTTCGACGACGGCGCGGTCGGCGTGGCCTTCGAGGGCGACGTCACGCTCGACGCCGTCGTCGCGCAGGGCTGCAAGCCCATCGGCGAGCCGATGATCGTCGTGCGCGCGGAGGGGCCACGCATCCTCGAGCTGGACCGCGGCAAGCCGCTCGACGTGCTGCGCGACACCTACGACGCGCTCGACGGCCCCGACCGCGAGCGCATGCAGAAGGCGCTCTTCTGCGGCGTGCAGATGCGGGAGGGACAGCTCGAGTACCACCCGGGCGATTTCCTGATCCGCAACGTGGTCGGCGTCGAGAAGGATCGCGGCGCGCTGGTGGTCGCGAGCCGCTTCGAGGGCTACCCGGTCGTGCAGCTCCACGTGCGAGACGCGGAGACCTCGGCCGCCGATCTGCGCACCCACCTCGAGACCTATCGAGAGGCGCACGGGGACGCCGCCTGCGCGCTCTTGTTCTCGTGCCTCGGGCGCGGCGAGCACCTCTACGGCGAGCCCGATCACGACAGCCGCCTGTTGTTCGAGGCGCTGGGCCCGCTGCCCGTCGCGGGCTTCTTCGGCAACGGCGAGATCGGCCCCGTGCACGGCGCCACCCACTTGCACGGCTACACCAGCGCCTTCGGGCTGCTCCGCGCCGTCTCCTCGGGCTGA
- a CDS encoding Fur family transcriptional regulator, whose translation MPSRLEQLCLDKGLRMTEQRRVIARVLSDSTDHPDVETVYQRASEVDPGIGLATVYRTLRLFEEANILERHDFGDGRARYEEAPQEHHDHLIDVQSGDVVEFTNEAIEKLQKKVAEELGYRLVDHRLELYGVKLDTKAKK comes from the coding sequence ATGCCATCGCGTCTCGAACAACTCTGCCTCGACAAGGGGCTCCGCATGACCGAGCAGCGGCGCGTGATCGCCCGCGTGCTGTCCGACTCGACCGACCACCCGGACGTCGAGACGGTCTATCAGCGCGCCTCGGAGGTCGACCCCGGGATCGGCCTCGCCACCGTGTACCGGACCCTGCGCTTGTTCGAGGAGGCGAACATCCTCGAGCGGCACGACTTCGGGGACGGACGCGCGCGGTACGAGGAGGCTCCGCAGGAGCACCACGACCACCTCATCGACGTGCAGAGCGGCGACGTGGTCGAGTTCACCAACGAGGCGATCGAGAAGCTCCAGAAGAAGGTGGCCGAGGAGCTGGGCTACCGACTCGTCGATCACCGGCTCGAGCTCTACGGCGTCAAGCTCGACACGAAGGCGAAGAAGTAG
- a CDS encoding S16 family serine protease codes for MRWDAELAIVAGRIDLLLQGVRDARGIAARRFALDALARGLMSADPGAVSEAEREAAASLRVDPSTVAAASAPRLPHAVAVPLVAKDHGVGFVRQVHVAFDPVGLWVDDAWLHPRARRALGDALGAAARHTAPPRALEQYRLVAAQPAALLRSQIDGPSLGAAALVSAISLWSERPIRARTVVTGAVRGDAVLPVGEMEAKVDAAAQHGADRIVVPASDAAEARRCAAGRVAVVGVGTLEALIAETLSPAKARAHPDRAMDEARRVFSTGWRGYRWPTVRETLSRLGGTLPEGRLDLRVEALARSAAAHRHLGDPARSLDLLHEAELIALSEEGRRAVPDGPLTYLFQQTAMTHRQLCRFEDAATAAARAVEIARSARLRGELIKALGCAGLVAMARGETEGAIEAFAESLEVAERHDPSRNARTRAYLIEAHAAAGDEPGARIQAKAALDALVVGGDDGGSRESWVRTSWAGALVTLDRPEEAIAALDVPAVRASLEEEPLPGLLARRHLGVALAQGPDREHGFEVLAASPVVHGRALEPHLSFLAHLNVLFEARARLARGAWSSDVAGRAARALAHVPRHGHADAFLGAPLREVRAQIEVGPPTAERLDDLLALCARLG; via the coding sequence GTGCGCTGGGACGCCGAGCTCGCGATCGTCGCCGGTCGGATCGATCTCTTGCTCCAGGGCGTCCGGGACGCGCGCGGGATCGCCGCCCGTCGGTTCGCCCTCGACGCCTTGGCCCGCGGCCTGATGAGCGCCGACCCGGGCGCGGTCTCCGAGGCCGAGCGAGAGGCGGCGGCGAGCCTGCGGGTCGACCCGTCCACGGTGGCCGCCGCGTCGGCCCCACGGCTCCCGCACGCCGTCGCCGTCCCACTCGTGGCGAAGGACCACGGGGTCGGCTTCGTGCGCCAGGTGCACGTCGCGTTCGACCCGGTCGGGCTCTGGGTCGACGACGCCTGGTTGCACCCGCGCGCGCGCCGCGCGCTGGGAGACGCGCTCGGCGCCGCGGCGCGACACACCGCTCCGCCGCGGGCGCTCGAGCAGTATCGCCTGGTGGCCGCCCAGCCCGCCGCGCTCCTCCGCTCACAGATCGACGGCCCCTCCCTCGGCGCGGCGGCGCTCGTGTCCGCGATCTCGCTCTGGAGCGAGCGGCCGATCCGAGCGCGAACGGTCGTCACGGGCGCGGTGCGAGGAGACGCGGTCCTGCCCGTGGGGGAGATGGAGGCGAAGGTCGACGCGGCGGCGCAGCACGGGGCGGACCGCATCGTCGTGCCCGCCAGCGACGCGGCCGAGGCGCGTCGCTGCGCGGCGGGGCGCGTGGCGGTGGTCGGCGTCGGCACTCTCGAGGCCTTGATCGCGGAGACGCTCTCGCCCGCGAAGGCGCGCGCGCACCCGGACCGCGCGATGGACGAAGCCCGTCGCGTCTTCTCGACCGGCTGGCGTGGCTACCGCTGGCCGACCGTGCGCGAGACCCTCTCGCGGCTCGGCGGCACCCTGCCGGAGGGCCGGTTGGACCTGCGCGTCGAGGCGCTCGCGCGCTCGGCGGCGGCCCACCGACACCTGGGCGACCCGGCGAGGAGCCTCGACCTGTTGCACGAGGCGGAGCTGATCGCGCTCTCCGAGGAGGGCCGGCGCGCGGTGCCCGACGGCCCGCTGACCTACCTCTTCCAGCAGACCGCGATGACGCACCGTCAGCTGTGCCGCTTCGAGGACGCGGCGACGGCGGCGGCGCGGGCGGTCGAGATCGCGCGCTCCGCACGGCTGCGCGGCGAGCTGATCAAGGCGCTCGGCTGCGCGGGGCTCGTGGCGATGGCGCGGGGCGAGACCGAGGGCGCGATCGAGGCGTTCGCCGAGTCGCTCGAGGTGGCGGAGCGACACGACCCGAGCCGGAACGCGCGCACCCGCGCCTACCTGATCGAGGCCCACGCGGCGGCGGGAGACGAGCCCGGCGCCCGGATCCAGGCGAAGGCCGCGCTCGACGCCCTGGTGGTCGGCGGGGACGACGGCGGGTCGCGGGAGAGCTGGGTGCGCACGAGCTGGGCCGGCGCGCTCGTGACCCTCGATCGGCCGGAGGAGGCGATCGCCGCGCTCGACGTGCCCGCGGTGCGCGCGAGCCTGGAAGAAGAGCCGCTCCCGGGCCTGCTCGCGCGCCGGCACCTCGGCGTGGCGCTGGCCCAGGGTCCCGATCGCGAGCACGGCTTCGAGGTCCTCGCGGCCTCCCCGGTCGTTCACGGGCGCGCGCTCGAGCCCCACCTCTCGTTCCTCGCGCACCTCAACGTGCTCTTCGAGGCCCGGGCGCGGCTCGCGCGGGGTGCGTGGAGCAGCGACGTCGCCGGCCGGGCCGCGCGCGCCCTGGCCCACGTCCCGCGTCACGGGCACGCGGACGCGTTCCTCGGTGCGCCCCTGCGTGAGGTCCGCGCGCAGATCGAGGTGGGCCCGCCGACCGCGGAGCGCCTCGACGACCTGTTGGCCCTCTGCGCACGCCTCGGTTGA
- a CDS encoding TerB family tellurite resistance protein, with product MLKQLDKEERLRLMKFVCSFAWADLQIAESEVKMVQKLVRKLKLDDDERKQVEQWLELPPTAEELDPTQIPQEHRALFLTTVREMIEVDGDIAEEEVENFELLEQLLT from the coding sequence ATGCTGAAGCAGCTGGACAAAGAAGAACGTCTTCGCCTCATGAAGTTCGTCTGCTCGTTCGCCTGGGCGGACCTCCAGATCGCCGAGAGCGAAGTGAAGATGGTCCAGAAGCTCGTGCGAAAGCTCAAGCTCGACGACGACGAGCGGAAGCAAGTGGAGCAGTGGCTCGAGCTGCCGCCCACGGCGGAGGAGCTCGACCCGACGCAGATCCCGCAGGAGCACCGCGCGCTCTTCCTCACCACGGTCCGGGAGATGATCGAGGTCGATGGAGACATCGCCGAAGAAGAGGTCGAGAACTTCGAGCTCCTCGAGCAGCTCCTGACCTGA
- a CDS encoding dihydrolipoamide acetyltransferase family protein, whose translation MATTVTMPQLGESIVEGEIGDWLVKEGEKVSRDQPLVTILTDKTDTEIPAPEDGVVTTIIAQTGETVSVGAELCTIDASAEASAGGSGEAAPAPEPEPEASGGGEPPAATPSVRKLARERDVDLERVTGTGEHGRITREDVMKAAEGGPTGPQQAAPASQQAPTQTRRADVPPAPRQAPARPAQGGGAQTAMKFDAGSFRVPGYQERPGDEVVPWSRRRRIIADHMVYSKLTSPHVVTFAETDIHATNRLRETHKKALRAEGINLSHLAFVAAATCRALREHRAMNARVLDESTALLKEINLGIAVETEDGLVVPVIKHADELSVRGLARAIGEIADKARDGKLTPDDLSGKTFTISNPGRKGNLVGGAIISQPNVGILRMGEIKKRVVVIDQDGVDAMAIHPVMFMALSYDHRVVDGVEANSFLYRIHELLEAGDFEV comes from the coding sequence ATGGCGACCACGGTGACCATGCCTCAGCTCGGCGAGAGCATCGTCGAGGGAGAGATCGGCGACTGGCTCGTGAAGGAAGGCGAGAAGGTCTCGCGAGATCAACCCCTCGTCACGATCCTCACCGACAAGACGGACACCGAGATCCCGGCGCCCGAAGACGGCGTCGTGACCACGATCATCGCGCAGACCGGCGAGACCGTCTCGGTCGGCGCGGAGCTCTGCACGATCGACGCGAGCGCCGAAGCGAGCGCGGGCGGGAGCGGGGAGGCGGCGCCTGCGCCCGAGCCTGAGCCCGAAGCGTCCGGCGGCGGCGAGCCGCCCGCGGCGACCCCGTCGGTGCGGAAGCTGGCCCGCGAGCGCGACGTGGATCTCGAGCGCGTGACCGGGACCGGCGAGCACGGCCGCATCACGCGCGAGGACGTGATGAAGGCCGCGGAGGGCGGCCCCACGGGCCCGCAGCAGGCGGCTCCCGCCTCGCAGCAGGCCCCGACCCAGACCCGCCGCGCGGACGTGCCTCCCGCGCCCCGCCAGGCCCCCGCGCGGCCCGCCCAGGGCGGCGGCGCCCAGACGGCCATGAAGTTCGACGCCGGCTCCTTCCGGGTGCCCGGCTACCAGGAGCGGCCGGGCGACGAGGTCGTCCCGTGGAGCCGCCGGCGGCGCATCATCGCCGATCACATGGTCTACTCGAAGCTGACCTCGCCCCACGTGGTCACCTTCGCCGAGACCGACATCCACGCCACGAACCGCCTCCGCGAGACGCACAAGAAGGCGCTGCGGGCCGAGGGGATCAACCTCTCGCATCTCGCCTTCGTCGCCGCCGCCACGTGCCGCGCGCTCCGGGAGCACCGCGCGATGAACGCGCGCGTCCTCGACGAGAGCACGGCGCTGCTGAAGGAGATCAACCTCGGCATCGCGGTGGAGACCGAGGACGGCCTCGTCGTCCCCGTCATCAAGCACGCCGACGAGCTGAGCGTGCGCGGCCTCGCGCGGGCCATCGGCGAGATCGCCGACAAGGCGCGCGACGGCAAGCTCACGCCCGACGACCTCAGCGGCAAGACGTTCACGATCTCGAACCCCGGTCGGAAGGGGAACCTCGTGGGCGGCGCCATCATCAGCCAGCCCAACGTCGGCATCCTGCGGATGGGGGAGATCAAGAAGCGCGTCGTGGTCATCGACCAGGACGGCGTCGACGCGATGGCGATCCACCCGGTGATGTTCATGGCGCTCAGCTACGACCACCGCGTGGTCGACGGCGTCGAGGCGAACAGCTTCCTCTACCGCATCCACGAGCTGCTCGAGGCGGGCGACTTCGAGGTCTGA
- a CDS encoding HU family DNA-binding protein, protein MTSKTTAVKDPMTKTQLYKEISENTGVAKKDVQAVFDELSNVIDRHVRKRGAGTFTLPGLLKIKTVKKPAQKARKGVPNPFRPGEVMDVAAKPATTKVKVQPLKKLKEMALK, encoded by the coding sequence ATGACGAGCAAGACGACGGCAGTCAAGGACCCGATGACCAAGACCCAGCTCTACAAGGAGATCTCGGAGAACACCGGGGTTGCCAAGAAGGACGTGCAGGCCGTGTTCGACGAGCTGTCGAACGTGATCGACCGCCACGTGCGCAAGCGCGGCGCGGGCACCTTCACCCTCCCCGGCCTTCTCAAGATCAAGACGGTCAAGAAGCCGGCGCAGAAGGCGCGCAAGGGCGTGCCGAACCCGTTCCGTCCGGGCGAGGTCATGGACGTGGCGGCGAAGCCGGCGACCACCAAGGTCAAGGTCCAGCCCCTCAAGAAGCTCAAGGAGATGGCGCTCAAGTGA
- a CDS encoding putative metal-binding motif-containing protein encodes MICALALAGCSALINPDDGRLGGDDDAGAAGRDAGRMDGGGDDDAGRGDAGPDGAVPGDGGPVCPPSCDDDVACTVDACEEGRCAHTADDGACADGERCNPVLGCVPIRCTSDPECDDGVFCNGVERCDGDAPGTGCVAGDPVVCDDGASCSADRCDEDADRCVATPDDSACADAVDCTVDRCDPAASSSPTGCVSTPNDAMCAGDFCTVGRRCNPTAGCVGGTDRDCRDGDPCTADSCDEVGDMCISTLRDEDGDGFGAASVIAGGSVVMCGGPDCDDMNAGKYPGAPELCNGIDDNCDGVIDEGCSTTPDDCGSARQITVGPAGTATVTGTFGALADDYRTNAICGAQSGGRDAVYFIDVPRGQHDVTIDTIGSTADTVLGLGFTCDMRGFQTLCNDDYDRRSTTDSRLWLHRVGSGATSTRVYILVDAYDSSVTGSYTLNVRVDAPAVDGCSAPGGQLDITGGGALVGFQSSFVGNQRGTCTPGAFNPPEAILSLTAPSSGRVEFDAYSADFTPDLYLRRAACDGPGASELDCVNGSSVGGGINGASLNETVTAGDRLWLFVDGGRTSYAVYYQPF; translated from the coding sequence TTGATTTGTGCGCTGGCGCTCGCGGGTTGCAGCGCCTTGATCAACCCGGACGACGGCCGCCTCGGCGGTGACGACGACGCCGGCGCCGCGGGGCGAGACGCCGGGCGCATGGACGGCGGCGGAGACGACGACGCGGGTCGCGGCGACGCAGGGCCCGACGGCGCCGTCCCGGGCGACGGCGGCCCCGTTTGCCCGCCGAGCTGCGACGACGACGTCGCCTGCACCGTCGACGCGTGCGAGGAAGGCCGCTGCGCCCACACCGCCGACGACGGCGCGTGCGCGGACGGAGAGCGCTGCAACCCCGTGCTCGGCTGCGTGCCGATCCGCTGCACGAGCGACCCCGAGTGTGACGACGGCGTCTTCTGCAACGGCGTCGAGCGCTGCGACGGTGACGCGCCAGGCACGGGCTGCGTCGCCGGCGATCCGGTCGTGTGTGACGACGGCGCGAGCTGCAGCGCCGACCGGTGCGACGAGGACGCCGACCGCTGCGTGGCCACGCCCGACGACTCGGCGTGCGCCGACGCGGTGGACTGCACCGTCGATCGCTGCGACCCCGCCGCGTCCAGCAGCCCCACCGGCTGCGTGTCGACGCCGAACGACGCCATGTGCGCGGGTGACTTCTGCACCGTCGGCCGGCGCTGCAACCCCACCGCGGGCTGCGTGGGCGGCACCGACCGAGACTGCCGCGACGGCGACCCGTGCACCGCGGACAGCTGCGACGAGGTCGGCGACATGTGCATCTCCACGCTCCGCGACGAGGACGGCGACGGCTTCGGGGCGGCGTCCGTCATCGCCGGCGGGAGCGTCGTCATGTGCGGCGGCCCCGACTGCGACGACATGAACGCGGGCAAGTACCCGGGCGCGCCCGAGCTGTGCAACGGCATCGACGACAACTGCGATGGCGTCATCGATGAGGGCTGCTCCACGACGCCCGACGACTGCGGCTCGGCGCGGCAGATCACGGTCGGCCCGGCGGGCACCGCGACGGTGACCGGCACGTTCGGCGCGCTCGCCGACGACTACCGGACCAACGCCATCTGCGGCGCGCAGAGCGGCGGCCGCGACGCCGTCTACTTCATCGACGTCCCGCGCGGCCAGCACGACGTCACCATCGACACGATCGGGTCGACCGCGGACACCGTGCTCGGGCTGGGCTTCACCTGCGACATGCGCGGCTTCCAGACGCTCTGCAACGACGACTACGATCGCCGGAGCACCACCGACAGCCGCCTGTGGCTGCACCGCGTGGGGAGCGGCGCCACCAGCACGCGCGTCTACATCCTCGTCGACGCGTACGACTCGAGCGTGACCGGGAGCTACACGCTCAACGTGCGCGTGGACGCTCCCGCCGTCGACGGCTGCTCGGCCCCGGGCGGTCAGCTCGACATCACCGGCGGCGGCGCCCTCGTGGGCTTCCAGTCGAGCTTCGTGGGCAACCAGCGGGGCACCTGCACGCCGGGCGCCTTCAACCCACCCGAGGCCATCCTGTCGCTCACCGCGCCGTCCAGCGGCCGCGTGGAGTTCGACGCGTACAGCGCGGACTTCACGCCCGACCTCTACCTGCGGCGCGCCGCCTGCGACGGCCCCGGCGCGAGCGAGCTCGACTGCGTCAACGGCTCGAGCGTGGGTGGCGGGATCAACGGCGCGTCGCTGAACGAGACGGTGACGGCGGGAGATCGGCTCTGGCTCTTCGTCGACGGCGGACGCACCAGCTACGCCGTCTACTACCAGCCATTCTGA